A genomic window from Phoenix dactylifera cultivar Barhee BC4 chromosome 7, palm_55x_up_171113_PBpolish2nd_filt_p, whole genome shotgun sequence includes:
- the LOC103700842 gene encoding kinesin-like protein KIN-4C, translated as MQPRKPPSDIANTVVHKNVSQQSRRKKWRKSTIQLIPSEPFPSPMPESNEAPRTRVDVPLRLPRAMDSVLLVDNPPLTDPDSVNDDGSVGSNKDGRGNIPSRSLVRLQKAADERDPYDLIILSFLPPNRLVSFC; from the coding sequence GTTCATAAAAATGTGTCTCAGCAAAGCCGGAGGAAGAAATGGCGCAAGTCAACAATTCAGCTCATTCCATCCGAACCTTTTCCATCCCCCATGCCAGAAAGCAATGAAGCTCCTAGGACTAGGGTTGATGTTCCCCTTAGACTACCACGAGCAATGGATTCTGTGCTCTTGGTTGACAACCCTCCCCTTACAGATCCGGATTCTGTGAATGATGATGGGTCTGTGGGTAGCAACAAGGATGGTAGGGGCAACATTCCTTCAAGATCGCTGGTCCGGTTGCAGAAGGCAGCAGATGAGAGAGATCCATATGATCTAATTATCCTATCATTTCTTCCCCCTAACCGTCTGGTTAGTTTCTGCTGA